From a region of the Epinephelus fuscoguttatus linkage group LG21, E.fuscoguttatus.final_Chr_v1 genome:
- the rrs1 gene encoding ribosome biogenesis regulatory protein homolog, whose protein sequence is MAACSVEELLAKAEQEEAEKLRSISVHKELDLDFDIGNLLACDKNRIESRDFKEQKKEDFLRSLARDNTQLLINEIWKQPTERVEEAIVAKLPDPTTPLPREKPPPKPKPPTKWEEFAKLKGIQKKKKTNLVWDETAKEWKRRWGYKRAKDDTKEWLIEVPETSDPNEDQFAKRAKAKKERVAKNEFNRLKNIARAQKVKVPGVGLTPVAQQSRDDLARAVSVAKTSTASVGRFQDRLPKEKAPKNTGKKRKFEPLIGDFSSEKQKQLELLRVLDSKKPKLDITKAVNKQMREEDREEAAAKHKRGAGKKGRKGSMPGKGKGSMPGRGKGKGGKGKGGKAGGGGGGGKRRGKPGKR, encoded by the coding sequence ATGGCGGCGTGCAGTGTGGAGGAGCTGTTAGCCAAAGCTGAACAAGAAGAGGCAGAAAAACTGAGGAGTATCTCGGTCCACAAAGAGCTGGACCTGGACTTTGACATCGGGAACCTCTTAGCCTGCGACAAAAACCGCATCGAGTCCCGAGACTTCAAAGAGCAGAAGAAAGAGGACTTCCTGCGCTCGTTAGCTCGTGACAACACGCAGCTGCTCATCAACGAGATCTGGAAACAACCCACGGAGAGGGTCGAGGAGGCGATAGTGGCCAAACTACCAGACCCGACGACCCCGCTGCCCAGAGAGAAACCACCGCCCAAACCTAAACCTCCAACTAAATGGGAAGAGTTCGCCAAACTGAAGGGCatccagaagaagaagaagaccaaCCTGGTGTGGGATGAGACCGCGAAGGAGTGGAAGAGGCGGTGGGGCTACAAGAGAGCCAAGGATGACACCAAAGAGTGGCTGATAGAGGTGCCAGAGACCTCAGACCCCAATGAGGACCAGTTCGCCAAACGCGCCAAAGCCAAGAAGGAGAGGGTGGCCAAGAACGAGTTCAACCGGCTGAAGAACATCGCCAGGGCGCAGAAGGTCAAAGTACCGGGTGTGGGTCTGACCCCTGTAGCCCAGCAGTCCAGAGACGACCTGGCCAGAGCTGTGAGCGTCGCCAAGACCTCCACAGCATCCGTGGGCAGGTTCCAGGACCGCCTGCCCAAAGAGAAAGCGCCCAAGAACACCGGCAAGAAGAGGAAGTTTGAGCCCCTCATCGGTGACTTCTCCAGCGAGAAGCAGAAGCAGCTGGAGCTCCTGAGAGTCCTGGACAGCAAGAAGCCCAAACTGGACATCACCAAGGCTGTGAACAAGCAGATGAGGGAGGAGGACAGGGAGGAGGCTGCAGCCAAACACAAGAGGGGAGCAGGGAAGAAAGGACGCAAAGGCAGCATGCCAGGAAAGGGCAAAGGAAGCATGCCAGGGAGAGGCAAAGGAAAGGGTGGGAAGGGGAAAGGAGGtaaagctggaggaggaggcggaggagggaagaggagaggcaAACCTGGGAAGCGCTGA